A segment of the Superficieibacter sp. HKU1 genome:
GCAGCGATTGTCTCCGGGATGCTGCAAATGTTCTGGCTGACTAACCTGGGCATGAACCAGAGTGCGCTGGCGCAGGGGGCACCGCTGCCGCATATCTTTATGGAAGCATTCTGGACGTTCTTTATCGTGGTGGGTGGCTCCGGCGCCACCATGGGGCTGGTCATTTGCTATCTGCGTAGCCGCTCTGCCCACTTACGCTCGATTGGTCGCCTGAGTATTGTGCCAAGTATTTTCAACATCAACGAACCGGTGATTTTCGGTACGCCTATCGTGATGAACCCGGTGTTCTTCATTCCTTTCCTGCTGGCTCCGATGGTTAACGCCATTCTCGCCTGGGGCGTGATGAAGATGGATTTGATTGGTCGGGTTATCTCGGTCGTACCATGGACCGCGCCAGCGCCAATTGGTGCGGCATGGGCATTGGGCTGGGATTTCCGCGCTGCCATCCTGGTGATCGTTCTGGCGATTGTCTCGGCGATCATCTACTTCCCGTTCTTTAAAGTATACGAGAAACAATTGCTGGAGCAGGAAGCGCAGGAAGCCGCACGCGTGGAAGAGGAGCAGGTCGCATAACATCAATATTGCCCGGTGGCGCAAGGCTACCGGGCAGGTTATTTGGTCAATGTGCAGTCGCCGCACTGCTGAACATCCGGCAGGCGGTAACGCTGACAGCAGGTACGACGTACCAGTAGTCCATCGCGTGGAACCACGGTGCGCCACAGCGGATTATCGCTGCCATCTGCAAGTGCTTTGTTGAAGAAAATATGCTGGCGGAGCGTTTCCGTCAGCGCATCGCCCAGTAGCGGTTTCATCTCACCCAGATACCAGTTAATCAGATAACCCGTATTACTCCAGATAAGTTTGCCGTTAATGTCTCCCGTCGCTTCGAGGGCTTTCACGACCGGGATTAACGCCTGAGTCACCAGCTTTTCTATACGTTTAACAGGGGAGAGCGCTGTGCCTTGCGGATCGTCAATAACATCGATCCAGAAGCAGGCCGCGCGGCCCGTCTCAT
Coding sequences within it:
- the fhuF gene encoding siderophore-iron reductase FhuF, which encodes MTYRSASITENVIWLAPFTEKRVTLADAIRNTIAENRAHMLDFIRLDELPPVHAMTLATWSRPAELKRLLALYGDHIYRNQPLLPREDKPLISLWAQWYLGLLVPPLMLALLTGQHAPDLSPEHFHVEFHETGRAACFWIDVIDDPQGTALSPVKRIEKLVTQALIPVVKALEATGDINGKLIWSNTGYLINWYLGEMKPLLGDALTETLRQHIFFNKALADGSDNPLWRTVVPRDGLLVRRTCCQRYRLPDVQQCGDCTLTK